In one Tachysurus fulvidraco isolate hzauxx_2018 chromosome 16, HZAU_PFXX_2.0, whole genome shotgun sequence genomic region, the following are encoded:
- the znf513a gene encoding zinc finger protein 513a, whose amino-acid sequence MPRRKQQNPQPVKLDSEDGINVNPATTLTFESDFLLGQDIDFSDADNSKILGLDKFSANSFQLGDEESSSFSHLSMESDTHDLRTAENEREGARPEPAFPHYISCRGCNQLLDEDEHSCLRCSKCDGTSIGDRSVHVGAPSLHKGPDGEGAGSENGQQKLNSCPLCGFSSRYTNHVKRHMKTHNGEKPYRCSLCTYASAQLVNLQRHLRIHTGEKPYKCEHCTFACSSLGNLKRHQRMHTVASPAHNTQQRMHTAINPGQNTHQSMHMVTSPAQNSQRMMSGHSLRGPVGCQSIKEDAPRASREVLQSSEMKGNLSIGSDSGYLKAFARLKSEQQPCTRAQPGVLPPLLFPFTCRLCGLVLDGEDGSSAQICAKCTLEMLTKDAAGSASERGHRGDRVYTCAACPFLTHYPNHLARHMKTHSGEKPYKCPQCPYASAHFDNLKRHHRVHTGEKPYKCHLCDYACGNLANLKRHQRVHSGAKPFQCSVCSYSCNQSMNLKRHMLRHTGEKPHKCHMCTYTTGHWDNYKRHQKKHGIGTDDWDKVPLPANEEEAEIDEEEEEEEEEE is encoded by the exons ATGCCAAGAAGAAAACAACAGAATCCACAACCTGTAAAGT TGGATTCTGAAGATGGCATAAACGTTAATCCTGCAACAACCCTTACTTTTGAGAGTGACTTTCTTCTGGGCCAAGACATTGACTTCTCAGATGCTGATAACAGCAAAATCTTAGGACTGGACAAGTTTTCAG CCAACAGTTTCCAGCTGGGTGACGAAGAGAGCTCCTCGTTCAGCCATCTCAGCATGGAGAGTGACACCCACGACCTCCGCACCGCTGAGAACGAGCGCGAGGGTGCGAGACCCGAGCCTGCGTTCCCTCACTATATCTCCTGCAGGGGCTGCAATCAGCTCCTCGATGAGGATGAGCACTCATGCCTGCGCTGCTCTAAATGCGATGGAACCAGCATAGGTGACAGGAGTGTCCATGTAGGAGCGCCTTCTTTGCACAAAGGGCCAGATGGAGAGGGAGCAGGATCCGAGAACGGCCAGCAGAAGCTGAACTCTTGTCCGCTCTGTGGCTTCTCGTCGCGTTACACCAACCATGTAAAGAGACACATGAAGACGCACAATGGCGAGAAGCCCTACCGCTGCTCGCTCTGCACCTACGCCTCTGCGCAGCTTGTCAACCTGCAGCGCCATTTACGCATCCACACAGGAGAAAAACCCTACAAGTGTGAGCACTGCACGTTCGCCTGCAGCTCCCTGGGCAACCTAAAGAGGCACCAGCGCATGCACACAGTCGCAAGTCCTGCTCACAATACACAACAGCGAATGCACACTGCCATAAATCCAGGCCAAAATACACACCAGAGTATGCACATGGTCACAAGTCCTGCACAGAATTCGCAGCGGATGATGAGTGGCCATAGCCTTCGAGGTCCTGTTGGATGCCAGAGCATAAAAGAGGATGCTCCACGTGCCTCAAGAGAAG TGCTTCAGTCCTCCGAAATGAAAGGGAACTTGAGCATCGGCAGTGACAGCGGATATCTCAAGGCCTTTGCGaggctgaagtcagagcagcagcCATGCACTCGAGCCCAGCCTGGCGTCCTGCCTCCTCTGCTCTTCCCCTTCACGTGCAGGCTGTGTGGCCTGGTGCTGGATGGTGAGGACGGGTCGTCAGCGCAGATCTGTGCCAAGTGCACCTTGGAAATGCTGACTAAAGATGCAGCCGGCAGCGCCAGTGAGCGGGGACACAGAGGGGACAGGGTGTACACATGTGCCGCCTGCCCTTTCCTCACACACTACCCCAACCACCTGGCCCGGCACATGAAGACACACAGCGGCGAGAAACCCTACAAGTGCCCACAGTGCCCTTACGCCTCGGCCCACTTTGACAACCTGAAGCGGCACCATCGCGTGCACACGGGCGAGAAGCCCTACAAGTGCCACCTGTGTGACTACGCCTGTGGCAATCTGGCAAACCTGAAGCGGCACCAGCGGGTTCACTCTGGTGCCAAACCTTTCCAATGCAGCGTGTGCAGCTACAGCTGCAACCAGAGCATGAACCTGAAGAGGCACATGCTGCGTCACACGGGCGAGAAGCCACACAAGTGCCACATGTGCACGTACACTACAGGCCATTGGGACAACTACAAGCGGCATCAGAAGAAACACGGGATAGGAACAGACGATTGGGATAAAGTGCCGCTGCCGGCTAATGAGGAAGAGGCAGAGattgatgaggaggaggaggaagaagaggaggaggagtaa